A DNA window from Seriola aureovittata isolate HTS-2021-v1 ecotype China chromosome 8, ASM2101889v1, whole genome shotgun sequence contains the following coding sequences:
- the LOC130174070 gene encoding uncharacterized protein LOC130174070, with amino-acid sequence MAQLDSLHASVGILGISGGSLLLLVNDYGSSPETNLIPYTALGILLLIIAALLAYAGICRSLSYAQLFSSVCLTVSALWCGSGLVYILVGQGVLQPTDLRSSLIPGLAAFTLALLIIGSVALIAKKAVLAVIAIGISLACAHQIAGLSAAGFGQSATAANYLVVCLVGVYFGVGRLLSIITHGKVEPPGTGLKRKAELKTEQNQGCSDAVSVGLVMNLLSASVLACPLLGVVPRLFTGHVPWLWTAGVYQLGMCVLFYRAMDTLVATFYGFTALLRFAEGYSALLSFYSIQPFSPVPFPVVFSVLFFVLALFSCQKSLLEGLYQLFFVAYCIAIAAQPQGFFQGGTQGVQAAIFVVSACMLLITTFNMVSSTMIPTGQGYFKALVTRMQRFTLRAHDKELHTPHLGYSKYADAEVLGHACNVLAAFAVTATIGDRNPLYVLVLPWVVVAGGALQLLCGSVAFARGKTFESAVFMVYGMMWTVWGLTRYGGLYGETRGFNVSVGIITFMLFNILVTAAALFLNIAWFVYAFTFQLILISFLLDAVGALPFGYDIGVTIIFGLVSFYCFLGHLFNSTFQSPQIPFGKPFLKLSGVGGGANVCPHVPARKATSVQQIAEIMKNGGICGMPTDTVYVLVAACNRPEAVVKAFKVKKQAQDRPMSMWISSIKQLEPVRHLMSPLLLDFMQAAWPSSISMVILRGPWMDTFGLGDAAKHIGTPQSIAIRNPDCAVATHLINLVGPIAVTSANPTGEADTTHHNQVYAKLGDKVDGVLCDGPSPENIASTVVDCTKIDTGHIGFFRVGLIPKSKVLQIFEEVQRRHRQGQTNPAFEPDLHVPDTLQDLRSAEDNTTESGRGSGSSTPATVSPEQSPVLRNGS; translated from the exons ATGGCTCAACTCGACTCACTGCATGCGTCTGTAGGCATACTGGGCATCTCTGGCG GTTCTCTCCTGCTTTTGGTGAATGACTATGGCAGCTCTCCTGAAACAAACCTCATCCCCTACACTGCACTGGGGATTCTGCTCCTCATCATTGCAGCCCTCTTAGCTTATGCAG GTATATGCCGCAGTCTGTCCTACGCCCAGCTGTTTtcgtctgtgtgtctgactgtctctgccCTGTGgtgtggttcaggtctggtgTACATCCTGGTGGGGCAGGGAGTGCTGCAGCCCACAGACCTGAGATCCTCTCTGATCCCTGGTCTGGCAGCTTTCACTTTAGCTCTGCTCATCATCGGCAGTGTTGCACTCATAGCAAAGAAAGCAGTTCTGGCTGTCATAGCTATCGGCATTAGCCTAGCATGTGCCCATCAAATCGCCGGTCTGtcagctgcaggttttggtCAGTCTGCCACAGCTGCTAACTACCTCGTCGTCTGTCTGGTTGGTGTTTACTTTGGTGTTGGGCGTCTGCTGTCCATCATCACTCATGGCAAAGTGGAACCTCCGGGAACAGGCCTGAAGAGAAAAGCTGagctgaaaacagagcagaaccAGGGGTGCAGCGATGCTGTGTCAGTGGGTTTGGTGATGAACttgctgtctgcctctgtgttaGCCTGTCCTCTGTTAGGTGTGGTCCCCCGGCTCTTCACTGGTCATGTCCCCTGGCTGTGGACAGCTGGAGTCTACCAGCTCGGCATGTGTGTCCTCTTTTATCGAGCCATGGACACACTAGTTGCCACGTTTTATGGCTTCACTGCTCTGTTGAGATTTGCAGAAGGTTACAGCGCTCTCTTATCGTTCTACTCAATCCAGCCTTTCTCCCCTGTTCCCTTCCCTGTCGTCTTCTCTGTGCTGTTCTTCGTCTTGGCTCTGTTCAGTTGTCAGAAGAGCTTGCTGGAGGGGCTCTACCAATTATTCTTTGTTGCCTATTGTATTGCCATTGCAGCCCAGCCGCAAGGCTTCTTCCAAGGAGGCACTCAGGGTGTACAGGCAGCTATATTTGTGGTCTCTGCCTGCATGCTTTTAATTACCACTTTCAATATGGTCTCCAGTACCATGATTCCCACAGGGCAGGGCTATTTCAAGGCTTTAGTAACCAGGATGCAGAGATTTACCCTCAGAGCACATGATAAAGAACTGCATACACCTCACCTGGGCTACTCCAAATATGCAGATGCTGAGGTGTTAGGCCACGCCTGCAATGTATTGGCTGCTTTTGCTGTCACAGCCACAATTGGTGACAGAAATCCTCTTTATGTGCTGGTTCTGCCCTGGGTTGTGGTGGCTGGTGGGGCgctccagctgctctgtggCTCAGTTGCATTCGCTCGGGGTAAAACCTTTGAGAGTGCAGTTTTTATGGTCTATGGCATGATGTGGACAGTGTGGGGGTTGACACGATACGGAGGCCTGTACGGTGAAACCAGAGGCTTCAATGTGTCTGTCGGGATCATTACCTTCATGctgtttaacattttagtgacaGCTGCGGCGCTGTTTCTAAATATCGCCTGGTTTGTCTACGCCTTCACCTTCCAGCTCATCCTCATTAGCTTCCTGCTGGATGCAGTGGGTGCTCTGCCTTTTGGTTATGACATAGGAGTCACCATCATCTTTGGTCTCGTCAGTTTCTATTGTTTCCTGGGCCACCTTTTCAACAGCACCTTCCAGTCCCCCCAGATCCCCTTTGGGAAACCTTTCCTCAAGCTGAGTGGTGTTGGGGGAGGCGCCAATGTCTGTCCACATGTACCAGCCCGAAAGGCCACATCTGTCCAGCAGATTGCAG AAATCATGAAAAACGGCGGCATATGTGGAATGCCTACTGACACCGTCTATGTCCTGGTGGCAGCTTGCAACAGGCCTGAAGCAGTTGTTAAAGCATTCAA GGTGAAGAAGCAGGCGCAGGACAGACCCATGTCCATGTGGATCTCCTCCATCAAGCAGCTGGAGCCAGTGCGACACCTAATGAGCCCTCTGCTGCTGGACTTCATGCAGGCTGCGTGGCCCTCCTCCATTAGCATGGTTATACTCAGAg GTCCATGGATGGACACTTTTGGTCTGGGAGATGCTGCCAAACACATAGGGACTCCACAAAGCATAGCTATCAGAAACCCAGACTGTGCTGTGGCCACCCACCTCATTAATCTG GTGGGGCCCATCGCAGTAACCTCAGCTAACCCTACAGGCGAGGCAGACACAACTCACCACAACCAAGTTTATGCCAAACTGGGAGACAAG GTGGATGGTGTTCTATGTGATGGCCCCTCCCCAGAGAACATTGCATCTACTGTGGTCGACTGCACTAAGATTGACACGGGACACATTGGTTTCTTTAGAGTGGGTCTCATTCCGAAATCCAAg GTTCTTCAGATCTTTGAAGAGgttcagaggagacacagacaggggCAGACCAATCCAGCTTTTGAGCCTGATCTGCATGTACCAGACACACTACAGGACCTGAGGTCAGCAGAGGACAACACAACAGAgtcaggaagaggaagtggaagCTCAACACCAGCCACAGTTTCACCTGAACAAAGCCCAGTCCTCAGAAATGGGTCATAG
- the LOC130174071 gene encoding glutamine amidotransferase-like class 1 domain-containing protein 3, mitochondrial: MVKRVAVILSGCGFYDGTEIHEASAVLVHLSRAGAKVQMFAPNADQMHVVNHCEGKPTEEKRNILQESARIARGDVTDLAKLDVTAFDAVIIPGGFGVAKNLSDWAVKNKDFTILPQLEKIIKAFHKAGKPLGMCCISPVLAAKILPGCELTVGQDKECEKWPYAKTAGALKEMGCKHVNKDVGEAHIDFKNKLVTTCAFMCNAPVHQVFDGVGVLVKDTLELA; this comes from the exons ATGGTGAAGCGTGTTGCAGTTATTCTCTCAGGCTGTGGCTTCTATGATGGCACAGAAATCCACGAGGCCTCCGCTGTCCTCGTCCACCTGAGTCGTGCTGGAGCAAAA gTGCAGATGTTTGCCCCGAATGCAGATCAGATGCACGTTGTAAATCACTGTGAGGGGAAGCctacagaggagaaaagaaacatcCTGCAGGAAAGTGCCCGTATCGCCAGGGGTGACGTGACTGATCTGGCAAAGTTAGATGTTACAGCATTTGATGCAGTCATCATCCCAG gtgGTTTCGGTGTGGCTAAGAACCTGAGTGACTGGGCAGTGAAGAATAAGGACTTCACCATCCTGCCACAGCTGGAGAAGATCATCAAGGCCTTCCACAAAGCGGGAAAGCCGCTGGGCATGTGCTGCATCTCCCCCGTCCTCGCTGCCAAAATATTGCCTGGCTGCGAGCTCACTGTGGGACAGGACAAAGAGTGTGAAAA GTGGCCGTATGCAAAGACAGCAGGTGCTCTGAAGGAGATGGGCTGCAAACATGTGAACAAGGATGTGGGAGAAGCTCATATTGATTTCAAAAACAAGCTGGTCACCACCTGTGCCTTCATGTGCAATGCTCCAGTTCATCAGGTTTTTGATGGAGTAGGTGTCTTAGTTAAAGACACACTGGAACTGGCTTAA
- the LOC130173414 gene encoding uncharacterized protein LOC130173414, which produces MAALDGFPASFYAEPGVLGILSNGISAFLVLLQNFNEAHTGIAPVGVENILAGVHLILIGGICQLVAGLLSFRKYDHLSGTAFIGYAALWSSYGATRIYFGAFDETPLTVPLAHEMMNNLPLSTNMMSNMSQNATSDIPVNNIFLSIKESAIAGLVPYILLSFLLAFCSATVNYIMPFVFGAITVTLIFEAVAVVASSWALVVSGIFELLILLFAIYGSAALLVKGLSQRLVLKGFGTPLFNVLLLGTANSASAQSIGQEKKKNTKYAEPMALGFFCDTIAPFIFAFYSFGYMKSFGLGATWVSIISVTQLFSSYYAHLRQDCYHTTKFGLHATYWLIKAWDEFVLSVLIVKESTVVSGRQAMVGDWFFVAAALVLCVGSLNMDVLEVIHNMLFVLLTVSTIPQIPLHGYYIFFGVACSLFTAASLYGTFSRLINTIAEKSLIPVGPQPLSTEQLQKAFKCNRSKQGDQEVLQTSDALFYLSNGVAALSAVHARVSSSNPSFLNLTVPWVLISGAIIQIYVSRLQVTGGGRFGSVISSFYVAVWATWTWFRFAGDLLQFPTEAFYGFTAGAIAFLVINAFLMLIAAYKNLVLLVLTTIMEVVLVCFLLSTLQRLPYRLEIAMLALVSIICIYGALASLVNCIFSERLLPMGPPLIKETVKEESSPETPCPLGNSRLTGGLLKIAALLEEGGVCGIPTDTVYALAASCKNPKAIEKIYNIKDRPAEKPICICISSVEQLVEAKPPFSPLLWEFMRNVYPGGISCIVSKGDWLFKLGVGPAYDRVGTKDSIMIRVPDHTVTCHLCDMTGPLAITSANPSGEADSTHHSMVINRLGHKIQGVLCDGNSNEVVASTVVNCLKIDEGTITIVREGCVPAVKVRQIFDRLKSTMV; this is translated from the exons ATGGCAGCATTAGATGGGTTTCCAGCCAGTTTCTATGCCGAACCAGGAGTGTTGGGCATTTTATCCAATGGGATCAGTGCGTTCCTCGTACTTCTGCAGAACTTCAATGAAGCGCATACTGGCATTGCACCAGTAGGAGTGGAGAACATCCTTGCAG GTGTCCATCTCATCCTAATTGGTGGTATATGCCAACTGGTGGCTGGACTGCTTTCCTTCAGAAAATATGATCATCTGAGTGGCACTGCCTTCATTGGCTATGCTGCTCTTTGGAGCAGTTATGGTGCCACTCGAATCTACTTTGGTGCCTTTGATGAAACTCCTTTAACAGTTCCTCTAGCACATGAAATGATGAACAATCTTCCCCTGTCCACTAACATGATGAGCAACATGTCTCAGAATGCCACCTCAGACATCCCAGTGAACAATATATTTTTGTCCATAAAAGAGTCAGCGATTGCTGGTCTGGTCCCTTATATCCTTCTGTCGTTCCTCCTAGCCTTCTGCTCTGCCACAGTCAACTACATCATGCCTTTTGTTTTTGGGGCCATCACAGTGACCTTAATTTTTGAAGCAGTAGCTGTAGTAGCGAGCTCCTGGGCTCTTGTGGTCTCCGGGATTTTTGAGTTGCTCATTCTACTTTTTGCCATCTATGGTTCGGCTGCACTGCTCGTCAAAGGTCTGAGTCAGCGTCTAGTCCTCAAAGGCTTTGGTACCCCTCTCTTTAATGTTCTCCTGCTAGGGACCGCCAACTCAGCAAGCGCCCAGAGCATTGgccaagagaagaagaaaaacacaaaatacgcAGAGCCCATGGCCTTGGGTTTCTTCTGTGACACTATTGCCCCCTTTATCTTTGCTTTCTACAGCTTTGGGTACATGAAGTCCTTTGGCTTAGGAGCTACATGGGTCTCAATCATCTCAGTCACCCAGCTGTTCTCAAGCTACTACGCCCATCTGCGCCAAGATTGCTACCACACGACTAAGTTTGGTCTTCATGCTACATATTGGCTCATCAAGGCTTGGGATGAGTTTGTGCTATCTGTTCTGATTGTAAAGGAGAGCACAGTGGTCTCAGGCAGGCAAGCGATGGTGGGTGACTGGTTCTTTGTGGCGGCAGCCTTGGTGCTCTGTGTGGGAAGCTTGAACATGGATGTCCTGGAAGTGATCCACAACATGCTCTTTGTCCTGCTCACAGTCTCAACAATCCCCCAGATCCCTCTCCACGGTTACTACATCTTCTTTGGTGTGGCTTGCTCCCTGTTCACTGCAGCCTCCCTGTATGGTACCTTCTCACGTCTCATCAACACAATAGCAGAGAAGTCTCTCATCCCTGTTGGCCCACAGCCCCTCTCCACTGAACAGCTACAGAAAGCTTTCAAGTGCAACAGGTCTAAACAAGGAGACCAAGAGGTGCTTCAGACTTCAGATGCCCTGTTCTACCTTTCAAATGGGGTTGCAGCTCTCTCAGCCGTCCATGCACGTGTCTCAAGCTCAAATCCTTCCTTCCTCAATCTGACTGTCCCTTGGGTCCTCATCTCTGGCGCCATCATCCAGATCTATGTCAGCCGGCTGCAAGTTACAGGAGGTGGGCGTTTTGGATCTGTCATCTCGTCCTTCTATGTAGCAGTGTGGGCAACCTGGACCTGGTTTAGGTTTGCAG GTGACCTGCTACAATTTCCCACAGAAGCCTTCTACGGTTTTACAGCAGGAGCCATTGCTTTCCTGGTCATTAATGCTTTCCTCATGCTGATAG CTGCCTACAAGAACCTAGTTTTGCTGGTTCTAACAACAATCATGGAGGTTGTTCtggtctgtttcctgttgtccACCCTGCAGCGACTGCCATACCGGCTAGAAA ttgCCATGCTTGCTCTGGTTTCAATAATTTGTATATATGGAGCTCTGGCATCACTGGTCAACTGCATCTTCTCAGAGAGACTGCTACCTATGGGCCCTCCCTTAATAAAG GAGACAGTGAAAGAGGAATCCTCTCCAGAGACGCCGTGTCCATTGGGAAATTCACGACTCACCGGTGGTCTCCTGAAGATCGCTGCCCTTCTGGAGGAAGGTGGAGTCTGTGGTATTCCTACAGACACAGTCTACGCCCTGGCTGCCTCCTGCAAAAATCCCAAGGCTATAGAGAAAATCTACAATATTAAA GACAGACCAGCAGAGAAGCCCATCTGTATCTGCATCTCTAGTGTGGAGCAGCTGGTAGAAGCCAAGCCTCCCTTCAGTCCTCTGCTCTGGGAGTTCATGAGGAACGTGTATCCTGGAGGCATCAGCTGCATTGTCAGCAAAGGAGACTGGCTGTTCAAGCTAG GAGTGGGACCAGCTTATGACCGTGTTGGCACCAAGGACAGCATCATGATCCGCGTCCCTGACCACACTGTGACCTGCCACCTATGTGACATGACTGGACCCCTTGCCATTACCTCAGCCAATCCCAGTGGAGAGGCAGACAGCACCCATCACAGCATGGTCATCAA TCGACTGGGACACAAGATTCAAGGAGTTCTGTGTGATGGGAACTCTAACGAAGTTGTTGCTTCTACTGTGGTCAACTGTCTTAAGATTGATGAAG GGACCATCACCATTGTGAGGGAAGGCTGTGTCCCTGCAGTAAAGGTTCGACAGATCTTCGACAGACTAAAAAGCACCATGGTGTGA
- the LOC130173416 gene encoding cis-aconitate decarboxylase-like — protein sequence MISTLQKTIRPMWAVRGLHKSAVEVLKCPAPEDTVTASFGKFISEIKPQHLSSVVLHRSKRMVLDSIGVGVIGSTTDVFELALQHCQHMYAPDDISSVYGRRGTRLSPTLAAFVNGVATHSMDFDDTWHPATHPSGAVLPAVLALSDMMPANRKPSGLDFLLAFNVGLEIQGRLMRFSNEAHNIPKRFHPPSVVGTMGSAAACARLLSLDHSQCSHALAIAASLSGAPMANAATQSKPLHIGNASRLGLEAALLASRGLKASPLVLDAVAGVAGFSAFYEDYVPQPLESPSGDSHMFLLEEQDIGFKRFPAHLGMHWVADAAASVHKLLVGVGPGTISPAQIQDIQLRVPKSKYINRPFPESEHEARHSFQFNACSALLDGEVTVQSFTPSAMSRPELLALLSRVHMEHPHDNPANFNCMYGEVQVTLAGGDILKGRCDTFYGHWRNPLTNESLRKKFRNNAGTVLPSEKVERLIDVVDELDKHENCTSLLSQLQ from the exons ATGATCTCCACACTACAG AAAACCATTAGACCAATGTGGGCTGTCAGAGGACTGCACAAGTCAGCAGTAGAAG TTTTGAAGTGCCCGGCCCCGGAGGACACAGTCACAGCCAGCTTTGGGAAGTTCATCAGTGAAATAAAGCCCCAGCACTTGTCCTCCGTTGTCCTCCACCGCAGCAAAAGGATGGTGCTGGACAGCATTGGGGTTGGTGTGATTGGCAGCACGACAGACGTGTTTGAACTGGCCCTGCAGCACTGTCAG CACATGTATGCTCCTGATGACATCAGCTCTGTGTACGGACGCAGGGGCACCAGGCTCTCCCCGACACTGGCAGCTTTTGTCAATGGAGTGGCG ACTCACTCCATGGACTTTGATGATACGTGGCACCCTGCCACTCATCCCTCAGGAGCAGTCCTTCCTGCTGTGTTAGCACTCAGTGACATGATGCCCGCTAACAGAAAACCTAGTGGCCTGGACTTCCTGCTGGCTTTCAATGTCGGCCTTGAGATCCAGGGACGACTGATGAGGTTCTCTAATGAGGCCCACAACATCCCCAAGAG GTTTCACCCTCCCAGTGTGGTAGGGACAATGGGAAGTGCAGCTGCCTGTGCTCGCCTCTTGTCCTTGGATCACTCCCAGTGCAGTCATGCCTTGGCCATAGCTGCTTCTCTATCTGGAGCCCCAATGGCTAACGCTGCCACTCAGTCTAAACCCCTCCACATCGGCAATGCTTCACGTCTGGGGCTGGAAGCTGCCCTGCTGGCCTCCAGAGGCCTAAAGGCGAGCCCCCTGGTCCTGGACGCTGTCGCAGGCGTGGCCGGCTTCAGTGCTTTTTATGAAGACTACGTGCCACAGCCTTTAGAATCACCCAGTGGTGACAGCCATATGTTCCTGCTAGAGGAGCAGGACATAGGCTTCAAGCGTTTCCCCGCCCATCTGGGGATGCACTGGGTGGCAGATGCTGCAGCCTCGGTCCATAAGCTTCTTGTGGGAGTTGGTCCTGGCACTATTTCCCCAGCTCAAATCCAGGACATCCAGCTCAGAGTCCCCAAATCAAAGTACATCAACAGGCCTTTCCCTGAGTCAGAGCATGAGGCACGCCACTCCTTCCAGTTCAATGCTTGCAGCGCCCTCCTGGATGGCGAGGTGACTGTGCAGTCCTTCACACCCTCTGCCATGAGCCGCCCTGAGCTGCTCGCTCTGCTGAGCCGTGTTCACATGGAGCATCCCCACGACAACCCGGCTAACTTCAACTGCATGTATGGCGAAGTCCAGGTGACACTTGCTGGAGGAGACATCCTGAAGGGGCGCTGTGACACCTTCTACGGCCACTGGCGCAACCCACTGACCAATGAGAGCCTGAGGAAGAAGTTCAGAAACAACGCAGGGACGGTGCTTCCATCAGAAAAGGTTGAGAGGCTGATTGATGTGGTGGACGAGCTGGACAAACATGAGAACTGCACCTCCCTTCTCTCACAGCTGCAATga